The DNA window TGATTATTATTCTGATCatcatgatgatgatgattcaCCTCCACCACCATGTTTTCATCTCGAAAAAGACTCGTCTCGGGCGTCAAATTCGCGTTCTCGTCCACGGATTGCGACGAGTTGGACGATGAGTTGAAGCTGAAAAGAGAATCAAACCCCTGATTTTCGGGTGTCGCAGCCGCGCTATGCGCGGCATCAGTGCTAGAACTGGAGTTTGCCGCCATATCGGAGTTTGTTTGATGAGACTTCAGCACTTTCGGTGACTTTTTCATCCAGTTTTCAAGCAGTTTCGCTATGTTTTCAGCGCTTGAAGCATAAGTAGTCGGACTGGATAATTCTTGGGTTTGATAGGGTTTCGATGAGTCGGTTACAGTTAAAGAAGATGAAGATTTGTCAAGAGACAAAGCTTCACAAAGAGCTTGTTTAGCCAAATGAATATCTGTCTGAAGCCTCCTCTCCCACTGACCTTTTGGCTCTGAAACTGAATTTGAAACCCCATCTTGATTCTGAATCTTTTTGAGCTTCTTTTTCATATGGGTGTTCCAATAATTCTTTATATCATTATCTGTTCGTTGTGGAAGATATGATGCAATTGCTGCCCATCTGCATGtcataaatctaattaaaatccATAGTTTCATCcaagaaataattaattaacctaattGACACAATTAACATAGATCagagagaaagacaaaataattaattacctGTTCCCAAGAAGAGCTTGAAGATGAATAATCATTTTCTCTTCATGGTCAGTGAAATTACCACGCTTAATTCCTGGCCGGAGATAGTTGGTCCACCGGAGCCGGCAGCTCTTACTGCATCTAAGCAAAcctgaaataacaaaaaagataaaataaattaaaacccATAAAAGAGAAAAACtgtaaatcaaaataatcaGAGAAACGAACTTGACAGAAGATTTAGGGTACTGCCAAAGAGATAAAGAAAAAGAAGGAAGATGACAGTACAAGGAGGTTCAGAATAATAAATACACAGCTTTAAAGATTCAACCAACTcccaaaacaaacataaaatgaaaaaaaaaagttaaaaaatactatgatttgattaaataaagATTAGGGTTTGATATATAAGTACCTGTACTACTGGGAACTGATCTCCAGTTACCAGGACCATGTTCTTGAATAAAAGAAACTAACATAATATCTTCTTCAGGAGTCCATGGTCCTTTTTTCACTCCAATTTTGTCACAGCAAGGTGGTCTGCCcatattttcttcttcttcttcttctttgtaattatatttatctGTGTTTCTTGAATTGAGGAGATGTTTATATGTGGAGGACTGGGtgtattatgtatatatatatatgtaaaaagGAGTAATAATTTCTCTACAGAAATGAAAAGACAAGCGTCAAGGGAAGGATTTGGGATGTGTATTTATACACATAAATAAATGGAGAATTGAGTGTTTACGCTGACCAAAGTGATGAGGTAAAAGAGTTTGCTGCTGTGTTTCTCTATAGAGTCAAATGGCCAGCAAATTCGCATTTACTCCTTTCTTGCCAAAAGTCAAATATATAATCTTATACTATTATTATATTGCTTCCTAAATTTATAGAGTACTAAAATATAGATAAATTATAGAATTAATGTCACCAAAAATTAcgaattttacatattttttcatgACTTAATTACTTAGAAAACCccccaccttgtaatatttattcgtttataccttgacctaggaaaaagttcatctataccctttttttgatttttcattttc is part of the Mercurialis annua linkage group LG3, ddMerAnnu1.2, whole genome shotgun sequence genome and encodes:
- the LOC126675453 gene encoding myb-related protein 306-like isoform X1, with translation MGRPPCCDKIGVKKGPWTPEEDIMLVSFIQEHGPGNWRSVPSSTGLLRCSKSCRLRWTNYLRPGIKRGNFTDHEEKMIIHLQALLGNRWAAIASYLPQRTDNDIKNYWNTHMKKKLKKIQNQDGVSNSVSEPKGQWERRLQTDIHLAKQALCEALSLDKSSSSLTVTDSSKPYQTQELSSPTTYASSAENIAKLLENWMKKSPKVLKSHQTNSDMAANSSSSTDAAHSAAATPENQGFDSLFSFNSSSNSSQSVDENANLTPETSLFRDENMVVEVNHHHHDDQNNNQVPLSLLEKWLFDEGAVQGHEDLINMSLAETGVGLF
- the LOC126675453 gene encoding transcription factor MYB96-like isoform X2, with amino-acid sequence MIIHLQALLGNRWAAIASYLPQRTDNDIKNYWNTHMKKKLKKIQNQDGVSNSVSEPKGQWERRLQTDIHLAKQALCEALSLDKSSSSLTVTDSSKPYQTQELSSPTTYASSAENIAKLLENWMKKSPKVLKSHQTNSDMAANSSSSTDAAHSAAATPENQGFDSLFSFNSSSNSSQSVDENANLTPETSLFRDENMVVEVNHHHHDDQNNNQVPLSLLEKWLFDEGAVQGHEDLINMSLAETGVGLF